In Mariluticola halotolerans, one DNA window encodes the following:
- a CDS encoding RrF2 family transcriptional regulator gives MKRDSRLSSVLHALLHMAEHDGPMTSDALGMCLGTNPVVVRRTMGLLREAGLVASERGHAGGWRITADLSTVTLRQLHDALGEPAFFAIGNRNEAPGCLVEQSVNAALDDAFAEAEALLLDRFATVSLADLAADFARRHAKWRAQKE, from the coding sequence ATGAAACGAGACAGCCGCCTTTCCTCTGTTCTGCATGCCCTGCTGCATATGGCCGAGCATGACGGACCCATGACTTCTGACGCGCTTGGGATGTGCCTTGGCACCAATCCCGTTGTGGTGCGGCGAACGATGGGGCTGTTGCGCGAGGCGGGGCTGGTGGCCTCGGAACGGGGGCATGCCGGGGGGTGGCGGATTACTGCTGACCTGTCGACGGTGACGCTGCGCCAATTGCACGATGCGCTCGGCGAGCCGGCCTTTTTTGCCATTGGCAACCGTAACGAGGCACCGGGTTGCCTTGTGGAGCAATCGGTGAATGCGGCGCTGGATGATGCTTTTGCCGAGGCCGAGGCGCTGCTGCTTGATCGTTTCGCCACAGTTTCTCTTGCCGACCTCGCCGCCGATTTTGCACGGCGACACGCAAAATGGCGGGCACAAAAGGAATAA
- a CDS encoding LysR family transcriptional regulator, with amino-acid sequence MNWEDGKLLLAVSRQGQMLGAAKRLGLNQATLSRRIAALEAELGTQLVIRHAHGCTLTADGTALVTRLERVESEMLLARADLQQTGTQVSGVVRIGAPDGFGVKFLAPKLALLAEQQKGLTLQLVPVPRSFSLSEREADIAVMVGRPETGRLVARKLTDYTLGLYAAPDYLARFGTPETLDDLGTGHRLVGHVDDLIYAPGLNYSREFLRHWQSAIEISSAIGQTEAVRGGAGIGVLHDYLALGDPGLVRVLPQTFIARAYWVAMHESLRNVERVRVVARFLAEIVRENQRAFTRG; translated from the coding sequence ATGAACTGGGAAGATGGCAAGCTTTTGCTGGCGGTTTCGCGTCAGGGGCAGATGCTGGGCGCGGCCAAGCGGCTGGGGCTGAACCAGGCGACGCTGAGCCGGCGCATTGCGGCGCTCGAAGCCGAACTGGGCACGCAATTGGTGATCCGCCATGCCCATGGCTGCACCCTGACCGCCGACGGGACGGCGCTGGTGACACGGCTGGAGCGGGTTGAATCTGAAATGCTGCTGGCCCGCGCCGATTTGCAACAGACCGGTACGCAGGTTTCGGGCGTGGTGCGGATTGGCGCGCCGGACGGGTTCGGGGTGAAATTTCTGGCCCCCAAACTGGCGCTATTGGCAGAACAGCAAAAGGGGCTGACGCTGCAACTGGTGCCGGTGCCGCGCAGTTTTTCGCTCTCAGAACGTGAGGCGGATATTGCGGTGATGGTTGGGCGGCCCGAGACGGGAAGGCTGGTGGCGCGCAAGCTGACCGATTATACGCTCGGGCTTTACGCCGCCCCCGATTATCTCGCCCGGTTCGGCACGCCTGAAACGCTGGACGACCTCGGAACAGGACACCGGCTGGTGGGGCATGTGGATGATCTGATCTATGCGCCGGGGCTCAACTACAGCCGCGAATTCTTGCGCCATTGGCAATCTGCCATCGAGATTTCGAGCGCCATTGGCCAGACCGAGGCAGTGCGCGGGGGCGCGGGGATTGGCGTCTTGCACGATTATCTGGCGCTGGGTGATCCGGGACTGGTGCGGGTATTGCCGCAGACCTTTATTGCCCGCGCCTATTGGGTGGCGATGCATGAAAGCTTGCGCAATGTAGAGCGGGTGCGGGTGGTGGCGCGGTTTTTGGCGGAGATTGTGCGGGAGAACCAGAGGGCGTTTACGCGGGGGTGA